The Mobula hypostoma chromosome 16, sMobHyp1.1, whole genome shotgun sequence DNA window caggcaggataggcaaaggagagtcgatggatgttgtttacttggatcttcagaaggactttgacaagtgaaccctcgcaaagtgggaggtcccaatggagtacctagtAAGGCAATTTTCCTATCGTCAcagtaggtcaatggcagatgcaatctcaatggatcttcacatggctttagaccacctggacaacacaaacacctacatctggatgctattcattgactatagcgcagcatttaataccatcattcccacaatcttgattgataagttacagaacctgggcctctgtacctccctctgcaattggattctcaacttcattaccggaagaccacaatttctgcagattggtgataacatctcctctttgctgacaatcaacacaggtgcacctcaggggtgtgtgcttagcccactgctctactctctatatacccatgactgtgtggctaggcgtagctcaaatatcatctataaatttgccgatgatacaaccattgttggtagaatcacagacagtgacgaaagggcgtacaagagtgagatatgccaactagtggaatggtgccacagcaacaatctggcactcagtgtcagtaagacgaaagagctgattgtggacttgcggaagggtaagatgaaggaacacataccaatcctcatagagggaacagaactggagagagtgagcagtttcaagttcctgtgtgtcaagttctctgagaacctaaacaacaggaattctgcagatgctggaaattcaagcaacatacatcaaagttgctggtgatcgcagcaggccaagcagcatctatagaaagaggtgcagtcgacgtttcaggccgagacccttcgttagtcctgaaacgtcgactgcacctctttctatagatgctgcttggcctgctgcgttcaccagcaactttgatgtatgtctctgagaacctaacctggttccaacatattgatgcagttataaagaaggcaagacagcgactatacttcattaggggtttgaagagatttggtatgtcaacaaatacattcaaaaacagatgtaccgtggagagcattctgacaggctgcatcactgtctggtatggaggggctactgcactggactgaaagaagctgcagagggttgtaaatctagtcagctccatcttgggcactagcctacaaagtacccaggacatctttagggagcgatgtctcagaaagacagcttcaattattgaggacctccaacacccagggcatgcccttttctcactgttaccatcagataggaggtacagaagcctgaaggcacacactcagcaattcaggaacagcttcttcccctctgccatccaattcctaaatggatattgaacccttgaaaactacctcacttttttaacatatattacttctgtttttttgcatgatttttaatctattcaatatacgtatactgtaattgatttacttatttattattattatttttattttattttttcttcgatattacgtattgcattgaactgccactgctaagttaacgacacgtgccggtgataataaacctgattctgattctgactcggaGGTGCCGCACAGGAAATGCTAAGCAACGTAAGAGTGTATGGTATTATAGTAGACGTgccagcatggacagaagattggctgacttgtagaaggcaaagagtggaattAAAGATGGTCTTTTCTTGttgaggttcaaagttcaaagttaatttattatcaaagtacatatatgtcaccatatacaaccctgaggttcattttcttgtgggcatactcaataaatccataatcgaataataatcataatagaatcaatggaagattgCACCAGCTTGGACtttcaaccagtctgcaaaagacaacaaatttgcaaatgtaaaaaaaaagaaagaaagaacaataataaataaataagcaataaagatcgagaacatgagagtgttccataggttgtgggaacatttcaatgatgcaagtgaagttgagtgaagttatcccctttggttcggatggttgtggggtaatatcTGTTGCtaaacccggtggtgtgagtcctgaggctcctggaccttcttcctgatggcagcagcaagaggagagcagGTGGGGGTCCCCGATGTTGAATGCTACTTTACTGTGACAACACTTCATttcgatgtgctcagtggtgaggagggctttacccgtgatagactgaGCTGCATCCAATActccttgtaggattttccattcaagggcattggtgtttccacatcaggctgagatgcagccagtcagcgtATTATCCACTGCACaccacagaagtttgtcaaagttttaaacgTCATGTTGAATTTCCACAGACtcccaggaagtagaggcactgccgtactTTCTCCGTAATTGTATTTACATGCTGGtcctaggacagatcctccaaaataattacagcgaggaatttaaagttgctgactttctccacctctgatcctccaatgaggactggctcatggacctctggcttcctcatcctgaagtcaataatctcctccttggtcttactgacgttctgGCACCCCTCAGCCAGAGTTTCAGTCTCCtccctgtatgctgatttgtcacaacCTTGGATTCGGCCTATGACAATGGTGTCAGCAAATTAAAAATGGCATTGCATCcgtgcttagccgcacagtcagAAGTGTGAAGCGAATAGAGCAGTGgaccaagcacacagccttgcgtgcccctgtgctgatggagactgtggaggagatgttgttgccaatccaaactgactggagtctgcaattAAGGAAATAGAGAATCCAATTTCACAGAGGTATTgcggccaaggtcttgaagcttattgattagttttgaggggataatggtattgaatgctgagctggaatcaataaaaagcatcctgaagcatgtatctttgttgtccagatgttccaaggtcgAGGGAAGAGCCCttgagatggtatctgctgtggtcctgttgctccggtaggcaaagtggagcggatccaagtcacttctcaggcaggagttgatacgtttcatcaccaacctctcaaaacacttcatcactgtggacgaTGGTTACTGAGGCAGGTTatcacgttcttcttgggcaccggtgtaactgaagcctgtttgaagcagatgAGTACCTCAGCCTGCtgaaggaacaataccttatattccgtctgggtagcctccaacctgatggcatgaacattgacttctcaaacttccgctaatgccccacctccccctcgtaccccgtctgttatttatttatttatatacacacattctttttctctctctcctttttctccctctgttcctctcactataccccttgcccatcctctgggcttcccccctccccccttttccttctccctgggcctcctgtcccatgatcctctcatatcccttttgccaatcaactgtccagctcttggctccatccctccccctcctgtcttctcctatcatttcagatctccccctcccattttcaaatctcttactagctcttctttcagttggtcctgacgaagggtctcagcccgaaacatgggctgtacctcttcccagagatgctgcctggcctgctgcgctcaccagcaactttgatgtgtgttgcttgaatttccaggatctgcagatttcctcgtgtctgtgggagttcatgatgtttcctccatgttttgacagtcagaCATGCATAGAaagctttgagctcatctggaagcgaagccctgtgTCActtttgatttaactttataaaagtattcaattcccaccacaacTTTAGAACACCCTTCATTGATTCAAATTTcctctggaattgccacttcgtctttgaggtggctttctggagattataCCTGGACCCCCTGTAACTTTCTTGATCACCAGACTTGACTGCCTGTGATCTGGCCGTCAGCAGACTGCAGATcccatggttcatccaggacttctggttgggAAACGTTCTGAATGTGGTGACTCGTGGTGTTTCACAAAGGTCGATTTTGGGTCCATTAGTTTTCACATTAGATTTTAACAAcatggatgacggaattgatggctttgtggccacctTTGTAGAGGATaataagatagatggaggggcaggtagtgttgatgaagtAGGAAGTTTGCAGaaaaacttagacagattaggagaacaggcaaagacgcagcaaatggaatacaatgtaaagaagtgtatggtcaaacacttttggttgaaggaataaaggcattgactattttctaagcagggagaaaattcaaaaatcagaagtgcaaagggactagggagttCTAATGCAGGACTGCCTAAAGGTTAATGTGCAGGTTgattcagtggtaaggaaggcaagtgtactgttaccattcatttcgagaagaatagaatacaaaaaccaaggatgtaatattgTAATTGTAGTTTGAccacatatggagtattgtgagcagttttgggctttatatctaagaaaggatgggctggcattggagagggttcagggcgTCTTTACGAGAATGACCtcggaaatgaaagagttaacatactaggaatatttgatggctgtgggcacgcactcactggaatttagaagaatgaggggttctcattgaaaccaattattGAAAGGCTTAGGTATAAAGTGggcattgatagattcttgattagtaagggtatcaaaggttatggggagaagccaggcGAATAGGGTTGAAAActaaattaaatcagccatgatggaatggcgaggcagactcaatgggttgaattgcTTACTCTTCTCCAGTGTTTTATGGCATTATGGAATCTCCAACTACAGCAGTGAGAGGCAGCAactctaccagctgtgccacAGAGCCACCACAATTTCTTTAAGTCGTAGTTTTCTTCAGCGTTCCCTTGTGGTCAAGGATGGCATGCTTCCCTTCTTGTGCTTTCAGTTCTGAAAGGATTGCAGACACCAAGATGTGATTAGCAGGTGTGTTTAACAGCACAGGCAGTGTTGtttcaatggggggggggggcggcaatCTCGGCGGCTCTAAGCTTTCTGCATTCTGGTGGGCTTTCATGTGCttccaacaaagacaaacacagtctTAGTACCCTTTTGGCTGTCCTTTCATTCAGGCTCTATGGATCTCACTTCCCAGATCATTGTGAGTGCATGGTCAGTTGAAACTCTCAAGTTTGGAAATTATAATTTCTTTACGTCAGAACATACAGGAATCTGGAAAAAGGATGTGCAAATTATATTATCATAAAGATCCTATCACAGAAATTTTCAGTTTGAGTTATCTTTAGATTCTCAGATGGCTTTTTTGGTACAATATGAATTTCAAGTGTGATTTCACAAAAAGTTCGGAAAATAATTGGAAAATAAGATTGTTAAACTACAATCTTTGTATATAAAATCTTTGTATAGATAAACAAAAAGTGAAGAAAATGGTTAGATTTCTGATAAAGAACTCAGTGAAGTCACTTCCTTCATTAAACATAAATATATTTTTGCTTTAAATTACGTCATGATTATACTGAGAAATTATTCAAATAGAAATATTGATGTCAAAGACCATCGTGAGACATTGTAATGGCAAAACTTTCTGCATATttaccaaactggatttattccTGAATGATTTGTTCATATTGTCTCTCATGCTAAGTCTTTCTTTCCCGTTCTACATGTATACCTCACACAAAGAATTCTCCTGCCCCTTATGTATCTTTCTCTCAGTCTTCTCAAATCTGAACCCTCCCTCCCCAGCACGTCATGCATTGAAAAGTCAAGGAGCTGCCTTCTGTGGGCGGGATCTGTTGTCAATTCAGGGTCAATCCAGGCAGAAATGACTATAATATAGCAGACTTTCACATTAGTCACTCCAGTCTGAGGGTGATTGAAGAAAACTGCAGCAAGCTGTGGGAGCTGAACAACACTGACTTTCACAAGGATTAGACGACAAAGCGTATGGTTAAAAAGTTTGAGATATAACACTGCCAGAAAGTAGCAGAGGAAACTGTAACAGCTTGCTGAAGAGAATGAGCAGGAAGTGGTATTAGCAAAGGAACAATGAAGAACATAACCTGAGTACATTTGCCATACTAGGGGAAGGTGCATTGTGAATCTATAGCCTCAAGCCCAGAAAAGCAACTTGATAAAGCAAAAGCAAAAATATTGGAAGATCGTACCAATTCACTCCAGAAATTGCCTGTGACATTCCTTGTGGAATTTTGAAGAAGTGTATCGGAAAGGTAAAATGAGGGGGCTGTTTGTTAATTTGACACAAGAAGAAGATTATTCtaagaaaataatgaaatgataACTCAGAACTCAACCATTAATAACAATTGATAAAGAAATGAGCAGCAAGTGAGTTGCcctctccagtctccagcttcaACTTGTTAAAAGTAAGCTACAAAACCTGGAAAATGATGTGAAAGGTGAGTTTCTCTCTCTGTGATTTGTCCTgttgtttattattttaattatttattgttatttagctCACTTAAGAAACAAACCTTAAAATTGCATAAACTAAAGTTTTTTATTGTCTTGTATTTAATGCTGGAAATTAGAATTTTCTAATAGCGAAAAAATAGATAGAAGTTTGCATTTTAATACTTTATGAAAAATTTCCTTAAACTTTTAGAGGGACAAATCTATCTTTTGTAACCAGTATCAAACACAACTGGTCACTGGTAGGTATTCACCTCAACATAATTACTCCCATTCATAGAATCAGATCTGCATATATGAATAATTAGTGGTTAATATATATATTGCATGCTTAATACAAATATTCACAGACAAATATGTCTCCTACAATGTTCTGAGGGCACTAACACTACAGAGCACAAATATCAGACAGAAGTCCATCTATAGGTACGGTTTTCATTTTTTAACATTACATCGATTTCTAAACATAATTGCTGGGTAAATCCTCATATTTGAAATCAGactgatttaatttttattttatatggcaagaaattaataaaaagcacTACAAAGAGAATCATGCTTTGTAATTCATCCCTTTATCTAAATTAATGAGCTATGCCTTATTTTATTGAGACTTATGGCTCAATGGATAAACAGTGAAACATTAATGAAATAACCACCTTGATTTGAAAAAGAGTCAATTATCCGTGCACAATTTTTACTTTACCTGACTACTTTCACAAACCAACTTGACATTTATGTCCATAAACAAATGAAAATATATTTTGGTTATTACGACTGAACTACAGTAATACGTTTTCATATTTCACCAGAACTGTGTAAGAGAAAGAATCTAATAGCTGCAGTTAAGAAAGATTTTCTGTGGAGCAGCTGTGATCAATTTGTTGTAAAACGTATGCTTGTAGCCAAAGTAAAACTTGCTAATTTCATAATATCCTTTTACTTCCAAGATTTCATGGCATTAATCATTCATTCCCTGCATTGTTCCCAATCCATTGGGACCTTCCTATAAATCTCATTTCTGGCAACCATTTCCAAGCAGCTTTTGAGCCGTCAAATTGAAATGCATTAAGCATTTATGAAGTTCACTATGGTCGGAGAGCATATTATCTAAATGCATCTTGTGTATTATTTAAAAGGAGATTGATCAGAAATCCTTGATTTTTTCACCTAGATTGATCATTCACCATATAAACATATATTTCTAGAAACTAGTCACTGTATTGATAAATATTATGTTCATTTAAACATATTTTAAAATTTCACACCTATTGTTGCTCATAGCACGAGAGAAAATCATCTCGAGGATTTCTTCAGCTGACGGCATTAATAATGGCACAAAGTCGCCACCTAGTGGACAAGTTCTAACAGTACAAGTACCTACAACTCCAGCATGTCTTTAATAGCTTTTCCAAATGAAGTGGTCAACGGCTGTGTCAGAACGGAGCTCATTGAGCGACACTATAACTACACAGGGAAATTCAACAAAAGGAGAAACCCCACTGATGTCATGGACCTAACCACAGTAGCCTTTCTGATCATCTGCAGCTTCATAGTGCTTGAAAACCTCATGGTTCTCCTGGCCATTTGGAAGAACAACAAGTTTCATAACCGCATGTACTACTTCATTGGTAATCTAGCCCTGTCTGATTTGCTGGCGGGAATAGCCTACAAAGTGAATATCCTCATGTCTGGAGAGAAGACCTATGGACTCACACCAACTGTATGGTTTATTAGGGAAGGAAGCATGTTTGTAGCATTGGGAGCGTCCACCTTTAGCTTATTGGCAATAGCAATTGAAAGGCACATGACGATGATAAAGATGAGACCCTATGATTCTAGCAAAAAGCACAGAGTGTTTCTCCTCATTGGTGCCTGTTGGCTGATCTCCATTTTATTTGGTGCCTTGCCTATCCTTGGCTGGAACTGTATCTGCAATTTTTCAGATTGTTCCACAGTCCTGCCCCTTTATTCCAAAACATACGTTGTCTTCTGTATAAGCATCTTCAGTGCAATTTTGCTGGCCATTGTAATACTTTATGCTCGTATTTATATATTGGTCAAGTCAAGTAGCCGCAAAGTTGCAAACAGAAAATTCACCAAAAACAATTCTGAAAAATCCATGGCGCTACTGAGGACAGTAGTAATTGTTGTCGGGGTTTTCATTGCATGCTGGTCCCCGCTCTTCATTCTATTGCTCCTTGACGTGGCCTGTAAGCCAAACAGGTGCAGCATACTTTATCAGGAAGATTGGTTTATTGCAGTTGCAGTCCTCAATTCTGGCATGAATCCCATTATTTACACTCTGGCCAGCAAAGAGATGCGCCgggctttcttccgtctcctctGTGGCTGCTTAGCCAATACTAAAGTCTCAAAGGCCCTGCCAATTCAATCAGCTGCAGATAACAGCAAAAGCAAGTCTAGTGGCAGTAATCCACAGAAGCCAAAAGGAGAGCCCTCAGAAGTCACTAACCATTTAAAGGAAATCAAGACTTTTAATTCATGAACACCCAAAGGAGCATTTTGACTATTGGTGGCTTGTCTGCCTTAATATGCAGGACTGAGGTCTCAACTTAATGAACTTATAATATTATTTTTATGAATTCTTATTTCCTTATATGAAAGATTGGTCCTTTCTTTTAGCTCTTGAACTTTGAAACGGAATGCCCTTTACAAAATTCTGATATTTGGCACTAAAACCACAAACCAAAGCTCATACATCATATAATGACCAAAGAACTTCAGTTATTGTTTAAATAAAGTTCCTTGATACAATTCCCATTTTGGTTGCGATGAAAATATTTGAAGCGTTAGTCATAAATTCTAATATTTTAATTTAATAGAAATGGTACTTTTTTATTGTGAAAATTAAGCTTGAATTTTCATGTTGCTACCCATCCACTATTTTTCCCAGGGTGTAATGTTATGGATTCCACTGAATTCAAACCCTATGTCATTTTTGAGACTCATTTTAACCTCTCTGACAAAGGCCTACAGTTCTTGTTCTTATTTACACTGGGAAACTATCCACTACGCTTATCAATAGCATGGGAAAGCCTTTGTCCTTAAAATAGCTGGTCAACATCAGATCTTACTCAGGCATATGGTACAATGGGTTcccattgttttttttattgaaaaATTTCTCATATACATTGGAAATCACATAATCCCTTTAAAATTTTTATACTGTATAATACTCACAATTTGAAAGTGTCATATATAGAACATATATTAATAGACTCAATGTAAATCATTTATCATCCTTTATCATCAAGTGTggattttttatatttcttctcAAAGCCAAAATCTATTCAAAGTGTAACAAACATCAGTCAAATATCTGCAGAATGTAATACCATCCCACTCCATACATAACAAAATATTTGACCTAATCTCTAATCAGTAGATACTGACAACTTGTTGATTAATTTATTAATTGGATGTTATATCATTCTAGTAAACTTCATTAAAAGCAATAAAACAAAATTAGAGCTGTGAAAAATAAAACTTTTCCAATTTCTGTGTTTCTCGTGAAGAAACTGTGCCTCTGACCTTACTAGTACTGCTGCCTCTCCAGTCTAGACACATATTCACTTAAGCACAAATGACAGCCAGCTTCCCTTTTGTAGCTAAGAAGTACAGTCTAAAGCAACGTGTCAATCACTGtcaaatttaccacctctccaccaTCAGCCCGTTACAAAATATTTACAGGGAAGGGGACAGTGCGGCTGTTGACCCCAAATTTGAGAAGTGGTGAGGAATTCATATCTCGTTCTTTTCAAAGGAAGACAGTGGATCAGATCTTGGTCTTATGTTATGGTGGAGAGTTGATGACATTGTGCTTTTTATTCCCATCGAAGATCTCCAaggggtgcagagaaggtttaataGAATGATCCCCGGCTTCAAAGACTCCTGTTTTTGAAAAGGCCAGAAAAGCAAGCATTGTTCTCCAAAGTTTGAAGTGTAGAGTAGATTAGGCAAGAAGGTACAGTAGATGGGAAGAAACATTTTCTATTAAGAAAAGACCTACAATCTGAAGACAAAGATTTAAGATAATTGCCAAAAGTGCCAGAGCTGGGATTACTTAATTTAGGCACCATCTGTGAATGCGCCATGGCAATTATCCTATGTAAAGGATTAGATTCCACATACACTTTGTAACAAGGGTACTATTTGTCAAAAATATGGTTTTGATGAATTCATTGTTAATTTATATGAAGAAATCTCAAAAAACCACCAGGTAAAGATGAATGTGGGAGGTTTTATCACCTGTTTTAGTTTATCCATTCAAAAGGATGAAATGCTGCTTCTCCCTATACATACACACTGAGCACAATTGTTTCTTTTGTTTACCAacagggaaaaaagattataatTATTTAAGAAACAATAAAATTTGGAAGTCATTTTCATGCATCAAGCACATTTTTGTAGGCCATTTGCCCCGTCAGGTCTCGCTGCCACaccattatgactgatttatgacccctctcagccccattctctacataacctttgacgtccttactaatcaagaacttaacagcctctgctttaaatatatctaacaACCTGAtttgcacagccatctgtgacaatgaaatcCGCAAatgcacaaattcaccacactttggctgAAAAAAAATCTTCTAATTATGTAATAGAGAAAGATTGATATATttctcaatgttttttttttaactaatttGAACCAAGTCTCTTTATTTTCTTTGAAGATGTGAATATATCTTTTTCATGGCATATAGTCTTTTATAAAACCACATTTAAGTTACTTTTTAAAGCTAAGTGGGAAAAAGTTCCTTTTAACACTACAGATCTGCCTCTTCAGTATTTGAATGTCTTATTGTTACTTCAAGCTAGAACTAAAGACAAAATGTTCAATGTGAAATTAAACAAAGGcttagatgctggaagtctaaaaTGAACAGAAAATGGCTGGGAACCCtttgcaggtcaggtagcatcattATTCAGTGTGTTAGCAACTGTATGAAAATTTACCACTTCACCATGCCTTTCACTGAATTACACCTGACCACACTGGTTATATCCTTCAACATGCTAATTGTTTTGCTTCTTGTTGTTCTACAGTGTCTAGGCATGTCAAAGTTATTATGACCTCCGGCTTTCTTTTAATTTAATTTCCATTGGCATTCTGAAATCATTAGTTTTCTTCTGAGCAATATTTAAATGGAGCTTAATTGGTCCACATATTTATTTTGCTCAACTCATTTTACGGCTGCTGAATTACCACTGTAGGTTTGATTGCTCCTGGTTCAACATTATTTTGTATTCATAAGTTAAAGTTTGTAGGTATTTCAGAAGCATgtcaccatcaccatctccaaCCTCCTCTTTCCCTACCTCCAAAGTATTAAAATGTAATTTCTGGAAGTCAAAGGGCATCTAATTCCTAAATTATTAGTATGCCAGCATTATCTACTTGTATTATTGACAGTAGCAATGTGCATGTAATTGTAACTGTCTTTTTACAAAATGGCTTTCAGCTATTTAAAAAGTAATCATGGCTGTGTAGATTGCCAGATAATTGAAGGAAATTATATTATACAATGTACTGTAGTTTCCAGTGACATAAGTAAACCCAGTTTTACTAGTGTATAAAACTGCTAGGGTACAAATTATGTGCTCTAGCTTCTAAAATAAAGTTATGCTATTACTTGATTTTGTGTTGTTTATTTGAAATTAGATATTTACAATGAAATCTAATGAGATCTTTGtaacatatatacagtatgtgcatATACTTTTCATAAACATGCATCTTTTTGCAAAACCTCTTGCAGAGAGCACCTAGACTAGTAGAGTCCCCAGGTTACAAAAGATTTACCTTCCAAAGATGGGAATGAGCAAAAacagtgtgtgtgagggaggatcaGGGAAACACCCGTGATGGGAGAAGGCGCAGGTATGGAAGTACAGCCTCCAGTCGGTTTCACCGACTCATCAGGTGAATGAGTGAGTCTGTTCCGTCATCCAAGCTCAGTTTGACTTGATCCAGCCACCATgtaatgggtggggattttaatgaacagttctggaagtcggttttctcaacaatttcaaaAGCActcaaaattaatttacaacctaataagttaactgtgctttttgcaatagttcctcaaaatattcatggtatttctgtgtctgaccaacatgttattgcatttgttac harbors:
- the LOC134357384 gene encoding sphingosine 1-phosphate receptor 3, whose protein sequence is MSLIAFPNEVVNGCVRTELIERHYNYTGKFNKRRNPTDVMDLTTVAFLIICSFIVLENLMVLLAIWKNNKFHNRMYYFIGNLALSDLLAGIAYKVNILMSGEKTYGLTPTVWFIREGSMFVALGASTFSLLAIAIERHMTMIKMRPYDSSKKHRVFLLIGACWLISILFGALPILGWNCICNFSDCSTVLPLYSKTYVVFCISIFSAILLAIVILYARIYILVKSSSRKVANRKFTKNNSEKSMALLRTVVIVVGVFIACWSPLFILLLLDVACKPNRCSILYQEDWFIAVAVLNSGMNPIIYTLASKEMRRAFFRLLCGCLANTKVSKALPIQSAADNSKSKSSGSNPQKPKGEPSEVTNHLKEIKTFNS